DNA from Sorex araneus isolate mSorAra2 chromosome 6, mSorAra2.pri, whole genome shotgun sequence:
CTGGGGGAGGTGACTGGGAGAGGATGAGAAGCTGGAAAAGTTTGAGGCATCCTTTAGACATGCACAGAGAAGTGTTAATGGGCTATCAGATACCTGAAGATGGAGTTTTGGGCCACAGATAATTGCTTTTTCCAAATTGGGTGAGGTGATGGGGGTGGATAAGGGTGCACAGGTAAAGGGGATGATGCAGGCAGGTATCACGGTGCTGGTGGGTCCCAGGATGCAGACCCTGAAGGTGGCAGGGGCTTTCGAGCCACCAGACTCCTCGCTAGCCTCCCAGTTCAAGATCCCTCTCAGGACTGAGTTTCCACAGGCAAGGATATACCTGTCTCCCCATCCACCTGGCCGCTTCCTGGCTTTAGGCGTCCCACACTCCCGCTCACGCTGGCTTTTCCAGTTGAGTGGGAATTGGGAAACGGTCTGGGACCAGCCCTGTTTCTCTTCGTCAGACACATCTTCGCTCAGGCATCCTATGACTCAGTTTCCCTGGTCCTAGATTAAGGTCTTCGCCAGACTTCGCGCAACTACTGGCGATCTGCATATGTAAATGAACGATAAGAAATAATTACGGGCTGAGTCAACAGCTCCCCTAGAAATAGACCCCAGGCGTCTTTGACTATCCCCTACCGCCCAGCGGACGCCGCGTCCTGCCGGCGGCCCAGACCCTCCAGGGGATTCTGGGCAGTGAGGCAGGTTCCAGGGCTCGGCTGCCTCCCAGCGCTCCGCGGCGCTGAGACAAGCCCGCCGgggcgtgggcggggcggggcctggccgtgGGCGGGGTCTcgaagtgggcgtggcttcctcgAGTTCCGGAGTCTCGTCGCTTTTCCCGGCCGGAGCGGAGATGCAGCCGCCGCCCAGAAAAGTAAGCTTGGCGTGGGGAATGGGGACTACTGGACGGTTAGGGGGACTGGTGGGGACCAAGAGGGACACCGGACCCGTGGTGGGGGGACGAGAAATGAGAGGGGGCCGGGGCGCAGTCCCGACGTTACCGAGGAAACAGCTtagcccctccccggccccgccccctacCGCTCCCTGCGCGGAGTGTTTTTCAGATCCCGCCGCCGGGGTCTTCATCTTCTGACCCGTGTAGGTGAAGCCGGTCCAGGAGGTGAAGCTTCGTTTCCTGGAGCAGTTGAGCATCCTCCAGACCCGGCAGCAGAAGGAGGCCGATCTCTTGGAAGATATCAGGtagccctctcctcccccacggAAGTTCCCAACTTCGCTGTTGCCTTTTCCCTGTCCTCCAGcgtacatacatgtacatacatccCGGCCAGGTAAGGGGTGGGCGATGCAGAGCGCTCCAGCCTGCCTCTTAAGGGCCCCCACCCTAGGGCTGCCTCTCCACATCCTGGGAAGCAGGTAACCCTCCTCAACTCGCATAGACTCTCAGGGACCCGCTCCCCTTGACTCCACAACCACTTCCTGTACCCCCACAATCAAGTTTAGGGCAGAATCCCCCCTCCGTTTTGCAGATATGTTGGTTGGCAGGTGGACCCTGTACCCAGCTCCCCATCAGTCCTCACTTCCAAACCCGCAGATGGTTCTcgggaatgggatggggggatCCTGCGGAGACCCTGAGCGATGAGGTGGAGAGTTTGTTCTGGGTTGCAGCTATTCGAGGTGAACTCAGTGAATGGCTCCCTCTGTCTCACTCCATACTCACACCACACTTAGGTCCTGGTACCACACTTAGGCTAAGGAAAGGCTGGAGGGCAAACTAACTCCACCCCCTtgaccctctgccccctcccaatTTCCACAGATCCTACAGCAAGCAGAGGGCAGCCATTGAACGGGAGTATGGGCAGGTATGGGATTCTTTTCTTCTGatcttctcttttgttcttcCTGCATGACCACTAACATCTTTCTATACATGCGTCTGGGCAGGAGCAGATGCCTTTCATCTGTCAgatctgtgccccccaccccaccccgtgctAATTAACCTGTATGTTTTGGACAAGCTGCTTAACCTTTTCTGACTTCAGCTGCTTTCTCTGTAGAAGGGGAGTGCCAGCTGTAACTTCATCTGGGGTTAATGTAAGAATAGAATAATAATGCATGTAAGGCCCCTAGCACAGAGGCTGGCTGCTCTGCTCTGACCTCGGGTTCTCCCAATGGGGAAGTGTCTTTGAAAGGGAGTCTGTTCTGGCCTGGAGAGGTTGCTCAGGTGTGCTGACCagaggctttgcatgctggacgcccaggttcagtcccctgcactgcatggtgCCTTGAGCGGTGGGCACCCCGAGTAGCTCCTGactatagccaggtgtgaccatccTCCCCCGCCTCCCAGAAGAGGCCCTTGGTATGTGATGATTTTCCCGCCAGGCCCTCCAGAAACTGGCCGGACCATTCCTGAAGAGAGAAGTGCACCGGAGTGGGGAGGTGGACACCAGGTGagcgccacccccaccccgaggaggAGACACAAGgctgagcaggggtgaggagctCAGTCCAGCCCGTGAGCTGCAGGTAGAGCTGACACAGCAGCTCAGGAGCTGACCCCACAAGGACActggtggggggcggagggcaggAGCGATGCTTGTGGCTAAGCTAATGGGCTGATCGATTGATGGGCTCCCAGACGCCAGGGGGGATGGGAGGACGCTCTGTCTCCCTGAggttgggctgggggtgggggcgccggcTTCCCAGGGCTCCCCTCCTCAACACTGCCTTTCTCTGGGGAGAGGCAGGACGGTGTTTGGTGCCTGGCGCTGCCTGCTGGATGCCACCCTTGCTGGGGGCCTCGCCCGGCTCCAGGTGTCCGACAGATACCGCGACCTGGCAGGGCGAAGTGCCAGGGAGCAGGTCCTGAGGAAGGTacggctcggggtgggggtgggggtgggggtgaaggaagGGCCGGCGGGGCTCCAGGTGCTCTGGGTCAGGCTGTGTGTATGTCCCTGCTCCTAGGGAGTGGACACGCTCCAGAGGGCCCAGACTGAGGTGCTGCAGTCTGTCCGGGAGCTGAGCCGGAGCCGGAAGCTGTATGGGCAGCGGGAACGCCTCTGGGCTGTGGCCCAGGAGAAAGCGGCTGATGTCCACACCAGGTGGGGTGATGAGCTGCTAGGCAgccagggtgaggggtggagagaaagCGTTAGGCCCAGCGGGACCTGACCTCACGCCTTTCCCGTACAGGCTGATGCGCAGCGACCATGGGCTCTTCCACACACGGTCCAGCCTCCAGAAACTCAGCACCAAGGTGTGGGGGCCGGGAAGAGGCGGGCAGAGTAGTCCAGTGGTTTGGAACCCAGGGGTGTAAGTCTGAGACACTGGCTTGAGTCAGGCTCCCGTCACTTCCAGGTGGGTGACCCTGGTTAATTTGATCTCCCTGAGCCTCACTTTCTTCATTCACAAAACAAAGGCAGCAccattgttgtttttttgtcCATTAatatgctttttgttgtttttttggccacacccagcagtgcttcggagttactcctggctccgcactcagaaattactcctggcagtgcgtgggggggaccatatggcatgccagggatcgaacccgggttggccgcatgcatctTTTGAGGACGTTTAGGTACCAGGCACTGTTCTAAATACTGAGGGTACGAGGAAGGAGTTGCTGCTGTCACAGCCTGCTTGGGGAGATATAATAAACCCTCagattaaaggaaaataaagccaGGTGGTCTGATAAAGGGCAGTGGGGATGTCATTTAGCGGGAAAGCCTCTCTGGACAGGTGGTCCGAGTGTCACAGAGGCGTCGCCTTACAGAGATCTAGGCCAGGGACATTTCATAGAGCGTGGAGGCTCTGTGACAGGAATCACTGCAGACtctggagaagggaaggaggccAGTGTGGCCACGCACACCTTGAGCAAGGGGACAAGCCCTGCAAAGAGAccagagcagtgctgggggccagctCGCACTGCGCCTGGCAcactgtggggagggcagttGGGGTCATACTCTGAGTGCATGCAGACGCCCCTCGAGGGTTTTGAGTAGGAATCCTGGGAACATTTTAGCATCAAGCCCCGAGTCTGAGAATCAACCCGAGCTGACTCTGGGTTGCCTGAACGCACCCCAAGGGTTTGGGGCTCCCTGTTAACACCCCTGTTCCTCTCCTAGCTGTCAGCCCAATCGACCCAGTACTCCCGGCAGCTGCGAGAGGCCCGCAATGAGTACCTCCTCAACGTGGAGGCCACCAGCGCGCACCTGGACCATTACTACCAGGAGGAGCTGCCGGCCCTGCTCAAGgccagtcctggcccagatgccCTGGCCCAGGGGTGGTGTGTGGAGGGAGGCGGTGTGGGGAGCGTCCTGTGCTTCCCAGCTCCATCAGGCTCTGCTGAGCTAGGAGCCTGGTCCGGCCCGCTGGATGACACAGAAGAGGCCTCTGCTTCTGGTTCTTTTGTCGTggtggttggtttgggggtcacacctggcagtgctcaggccttactcctggctctgcacgcagggggccgttatgggatgctgggattgaaccccagttagtggtgtgcaaggcaaacgccctccccactgtactctcactctgccCCCCGTCCGCTACTCGTTCTGCTTCTGCTGCTGTCTGACAGGCCGCGGGACACTTAACCCTTCTGAACCCCCGTTTCCTGATCAGCAATAACCTCTGCTCTGCAGACTTTTGAGACTAATGGGTCTCAAGAGAATGGATGTGAAAATGCTTTTAAACAGTTAAGTGCTGTGCACGCACAGGGGCCTGTGCCTCAAACAGTGATAGTGTCTGACTCGCTCGCTGTCTCCCACACCTCCTGCCCGTCGCCCTCCTGTGTCTGGCAGGAGAGTAGCCTGAGGGGAGGGTGGTGTGAGCATCTGGCCTTCTCTCCAGGACCTGTTTAGAGAGCTGTTGGACCGTCTGAAGGACCCCCTGACTTTACTGAGCCACATCGAGCTGGAAGCTGCGGAGGGGGCCCTGGAGCACGCGCGCAGCGGGGGCCAGGCCATCTCTCAGGTGAGGGCTGTGCCCCGGAAGAGCTCCCCAGAggtcctctgtcctctctccacaCAGACCATCCCACTGGTGTCTGTCCTACCTCTCACCTTCttaagttttggtttggggggccacgccacccctgacagtgctcaggagcatctCCCAACTCACTGCttcagggtcactccaggtgcaactcaggggaccctgggctggggattggacccgcggctcccacatacaaagtgTGCGCTGCAGCCCTTTCAGCACTCTCCGCCCTCACCCTGGCCTTCGTACCCTGTCCTCTTCCTCCCCAGAGGGTGAGGGGCCCGGTGAATACCACctttgccctcccctccccacagatAAGCTGGGAACAGGAGCTGCTGCGCTTTCTTCAGGAGCCGGGCGCCTTCTCGCGCCCTCTGCCTCAGCAGTTTCAGCCAGCGGGGACGGATCAGGTGAGCGGGGGCAAGGCCGCTGTGCCCTAGGCGCTTCTCTCCTCCTGGTCCTGGTGTTAATGGAGCCGTTCAGAAGCCGCAGAGAGGGCTCGGGAACTCGGGCCTCACACATCAGCATCCTCCCTTCTGCCTTCCCGTGCCTTCCCGGCCCTGTGCTTTTCACCCCACCCGGACCCCATTTCCCAaactgtctgtctgtgtctgcagTGGTGCACGTGTCCTATACCCCACCCCTTTGTTCTTGTTCCTGGGGGTGAGGACAGAGAGAAATAACCTGCATAGAGACAGGTTGTTGGGGCgggggaaggagtgggagggaaggaaactggggacattggtggtgggaaatggacactggtgaagggatgggtgttggaacattgtatgactgaagtcccGTCACGGACAGCcctctaactgtatctcacggctattcagtaaaagaaataattttaaaaaggtggGACCCCAGGGAAGGGAGACAGGCAGGAGCAGCATTGAGCCCTtctcacccccccgcccccccaaccatTCAGGTGTGTGACCTAGAACTAGAAAAGAGCGAAGACGGCGTGGTGGTAGGGGACAGCGCCCTAGAGAAAGAGATCCAGCGCTTGACAAACCGAGCTGCCCGTGACTACAAGATCCGGAACCATGGGTGTCGGGTGagttggggtgcaggggtggtgggtgggcaAGGAGAGCGCTGAGGGTCCCACAGTCGCCAGCACGGCGTGGGGCTgctggcaggaggggaggggccatTCCAAGTCGCCCACAAGTCATTAGAAtactttcattgttgttttggttttggattattttttggttttgggagccacaacccacagttgtgctcagggcttctcctggttctgtgctcgaggatcactcctggaaggacttgggggaccatggggggTGCCAGGCATtaaccccaggttggctgtatgcgaGGCTTGCGCCTTGCCTGCTTGACTCTCTCCAGCTTCTAGAACACTCCCTTTGGAGCTGACCTTGTGGGTTTGAATCCTACTCTCTTACTTTCTAGTTCTGGAACCTGGAGGGCGGTAGTGACTGCCTTTCTCTGAGTGGCGAGTGTCTTCCCCTTGACAGTGGGGTGTTCAATCCTACCCCGTGTCGGGAAGAGTATATGACCTAATGCCTGTAGGCAGCAAGCCTGGGGCCAGGGCCCTCCTGAGCTGCGCCCCTGactgcgcccccccaccccgccccgccctgtcCTGTTGTCCCACCCAGGTGCTGCAGCGGTTGGAGCAGAGGCAGCAGCAGGCGTCAGAGCGGGAGGCTCTGGGCATAGAGCAGCGGCTGCAGGAAGTGAAGGAGAGCATCCGGCGGGTGCGGGTGAGGGTCGCCGGGCCACCGAGAGCTCTCTTGGGTGACTGTagcctctctgggcttctgctgTCTAACGGGCTGGAgtggggaggcaggaggtggCATCTTTCTTTTGGAAGGGgtggtggggccacaccccgtggtactcaggggctattcctggcttcatGCTTGTGAGTGACCCCTGGAAGTGATCAGGGACCGTGTAAGGTACTGGGGATCCATCTGGgtccggccacatgcaaggcaagcgccttaagcTCTCTACCATGTCTCCGGCAGCCGGTAGACACACCTGGGCAGGTTCCACTAGCTGCCGCTCCAGTTGACGGGTCCTTCTGCCCCACGCCAGGTGAGCCAGGTGAAGGGGGCAGCCCGGCTGGCCCTGCTGCAGAGTGCCGGCTTGGATGTGCAGCGCTGGCTGAAGCCTGCCATGACCCAGGCCCAGGAAGAGGTGGAGCAAGAGCGGCGACTCAGTGAAGCCCGGCTGTCCCAGAGGGACGTCTCTCCCACGGTCAGCTCCCGTGCCCGCTACCCACACATAGCCAGGGGGTAAAAGCCCGCTGGAGCCCAGAGCTTCTGTGGGTTGTAAATGAACTCTGAGAGTCATTATGAGGTTTCCATGAAGTCACGTCAGTATAATTCAGTACATAGTTTCGAGCACAGAGCATCCTTAGCCAAGGATATGAGTCTTGGTGGTTATGaggtgaaactttttttttcccctttttttttttgggtcacacccagcgatgctctgcactcaggaattactcctggcagtgctcaggggatcatatgggatgctgggaatcgaacccgggtcggccgcgtgcaaagtgaacgtcctacccgctgtgctatcactctagcccccacgAGGTGAAACTCTTGAGGCTGAGGCATAAGCAGTTCTAGTCGCAGTCAGTCCACTCACTACAGTTGTGATCTGGACGTTTTTCCCTTTCttggtcacagctggtgatgctcaggccttagtcctggctctgtcatcaggaattactcctggcgatgctcaggggtcaaggGTGTGGATTCActctgggccagccgtgtgcaaggcaagcgccttacccgccaTGCTCTCTCTGAAGCCCCAACTTCTGGTGGAATGATTAACCTTTCTGAGCCTCTGTTTCCAAGTTAACCAAGATGAGGTTGATCGTTATGCAGGACCATGCTGGGTTTTGAGGGAGATGAAACGAGACGACAGACGTGAGATCCCCAGCTGGGTGCCTGGCACACGGGCAGGGTGCAGACCTGCCATCCTGGGTTATTGTCGGTTTTATCCTGCTCTGTGCCGATCCTGCTGCATGGTGAACCTTGGTGTTCTGGAAGGGTAGGCTGGGGGCATGGGAGAAACAAGCGGTACCTGAGCGCTGGCCCCCCCTGCAGGCTGAGGATGCTGAACTCTCTGACTTTGAGGAGTGTGAGGAGACCGGGGAGCTCTTTGAGGAGCCCCCGCCGCCGACCCTGGTCACCAGGCCTCTTCCCTGCTCTGCACACGTGGTGTTTGGCTATCAGGTGTGAGTGGTCGTGGGGGAGCTCGGCGGGGCAGGTGTGGGGCACGGCCGGGTGCTCAGTCCTTCCTTGTGGGGTTCAGGCAGGGAATGAGGATGAGCTGAGCATCTCGGAGGGCGAGTGGCTGGAGGTGATCGAGGAAGGAGATGCCGATGAGTGGGTCAAGGTGGGTGCGGGCCCTGGGCTGTGACAGGGTGGAAGGGCGCCGGAGGGAGGTGGCTCCATCTCTGTTTCCGCACGGACCCAGCCGGAAGCCTGGGAGGAGGCTCGCGCCCAGGCTGTGGGCTGGTGGGGCAGGTCTGTTCTCTGTTCACACGGCTGCTGTGCAGGCTCGGAATCGGCACGGACAGGTGGGCTTTGTCCCCGAGCGCTATCTCAACTTCCCGGACGTCTCCTTGTCCGAGGTCAGCCAGGACTGTGACTACTGCGCAGAGCAAGAGCGCCCAGGCAAGGAGGGGGGAGTCCCATGTGTGGAGAAGAGTGGCAGtgatcgggggtggggggctgtggggtgtcATGGTCCTGGGGTCCtagcccaccccctctcccccgacCTCTGCAGTGTGCCTGGCCCGCGCCCTGTACACCTACAAGGCACAGAGCGTGGAGGAGCTGAGCTTCCCCGAGGGGGCTTTCATCCGCCTGCTGCCCCGGACCCACGACGGAGTGGACGATGGCTTCTGGAGGGGAGAGTTTGGGGGCCGTGTTGGGGTCTTTCCCTCCCTGCTGGTGGAGGAGCTGCTAGGCCCCACAGCACCACCTGAACACTCAGATTCTGAAGAGGTGAGTCCCTCCCACCCTGTGGGatccctttttttgtgtgtgtgctggggggtgaacaggcaaggcaagtgttctacccctGAACTACACCCCCTCCTGTCCAGACTGACATCCTCTAGTGCCTTAGGCTGTGCAAAGAGGGAAACCAAGGCAGCTTTCTAAGAATTCTGTGGTCCCTACTCGATTGATTTGTATTGTGATTTCCATCATGTCACCTGGGCCAGGGACCTGTCCTCACCGAggtcttgtttctttttaaaatcatccAAGTGATGCCACTCTGCAGGCTCATTCGTTCTCAGGTTGGGCTCGACTGAGAccaaggccctgagcacaggcgcCCCCTGGAGGCGCTCTGCTAGAATGCCAGGCTCTTGTTTCAACACGGCAGAGGGTaggtgccagggctctgctgctCGGTGCTTACATGTTTCCAGAGAGATAACCCGCATCTCCCCTCAACAGAGGACTTGTCAGAATCCCTCCCTTGGTGGGAGGAGTGGATGAGTGAGCACAGGTGGAGGCTGGCTGAATGCCTGGCATAGAGTGTTGATACCCGCAGGCTGACACACACAGCCCCTACTGGTGTTGTTGGTACAAGCTGCTGAAATGCGTTTcaactccagcccccatttgggGGCGCTCTGCATTAAGGAGTGATGGACAGGGATCTAGGGCAGGTTGAGAGGCAAAGCTGGTGAAACCTTCCATATGCCAAGAATAatgctgtgcccctcccccatccccagatGCTGCCATCCCCTTCTCCTCCCAGCTTCTCCCCACCTGCACCCACCTCTGCCTCAGACGGGCCCCTTGCACCTGTCCTGCCTGGGGGTGAGTAGAGTGTGCTGGGGTCACTGCAGGGGGAAGAcctggggaagaggaggaagcttCGTCGTTCGGGGTGCTGAGCTCTGCGCACCTTCCCGTCAGACTCACTGAGGCAGGGCATGAGAACACGGGCTCGGAGCCAGCCACCCTGTTCACACCTGCTCTCTGGCCTTCCTAGggtgaaaatttattattttttttaaatttcggggggttgggggccacacccagcagtgctcaggacttacccttgCCAGTGCTTGGTGGACTATATGCAGggcagggatcgaactcaggttggcagggTGTAAAGTCAAGTGCTTAACCTTTGTATTGTCTCTCAGCCCCCCTAATGTGAGATTTGGGGTGGGATGTTTCACCTGACGGGGCCTTTTGAGGTGAGAAGAAAGGTCCTTGGAGTTAGAGATGCCTCAACCAGAAGGCTTGCGAAGAGCGTGTCTGCACTCTAACTCTTTACTTTATTCTGTAAAGAGGTAGCCAGCTTCTGTCCAGATACGCACCCTTCGCTCTTGGTACCCTCGGATCCTGccaacacctggctctgtactgtcAGTTTTCCCCATAGGCCCACCTTTTCTGGGGCCTTCAGTACTCGGATTCTCCTCAGAgcctccctctctggccctggggctgcCTGTGAGCATTTTGTGCACCCACCTTCTCCAGAACCCATAATTCACTTTGAATGATTTGGCACCAGTTGATTTATTGTGTTTGTATTTCATCTTGGGATTCAAAGCAATGGATACGGATCCACCCCCATTCCTGGATCCTTGGACAGGGCTGATTAATTAGAAGTTGCCCAGTAAGTGTTATGGaggatgaattatttttttttttggggggggaggttttGAACAACTctcggcggtactcagggcttactcctgcctgtgctcaaggatcacagcTAGCGATGCTCTGGAGGGCcaagtgcagtgctggggattgaacaggggttggccacgtgaaaggcaagtgcttaagCCCTGctctaccgctccagcccagtgatgaGTGGATTTTATGGCCCAGGTTGGTGACTTAGTTCAGCAAGGACCTGCCGAGCATCACTCTcagtcctgggcacagagcactgAATGGAGAAAGGTCTGAAGACTGATTTGTCGTTCTCACTTTCAGATCAAGATCTGGACTGTCCTGAACCCCTAAACACGATGGTGCCTCGACTCAGGCCGGTGAGGGCCCTTCCTTGGAGATGCTCTGAGAGGGATcactggggtggaggtggggggagggaatgaCAGGGACACCCCCAGGGAGACCACCTGAGCACTGTGTATTCTAGGTGCGtccaccacctcccccaccaGCTAAAGCCCCAGACCCTGGCCACCTGGATTCCCTCACCTGAAGCTCAGGGGGCatctgtgccccccacccaccccagtgaCGCTGCTGCCCTGACTCCATGACGTCAGAGTGACATAGCCCAAGGCTGGGCTCCGCCGTCTCTACTCTGACCTACAGAGTAGCTTCCTCTCTCCCCGTGTCTGGCACCCACTCGTCCCCGCTCGCCCTCCTGCTGCGTGCCTTTCTGTTCCGCTGCTCCCCTGTCTCCAGGGTGATGAAATACCCTGAACTGTCTGGGGCTCCAACTCATCCCCTAGAGCCTGGAGTGGGTGGCTCTGGCCCACCTGTGTGTGTCCATCTGGCCGTGACACCCCACTCCAGAGCCAGGGTCACTACCCGTGGGGGCTGGGACAAGGGTGGGCCTATTAGAAGGATCTGGAGGCAGTATGCAAAGCAGCTGTAATAGTCTGAGCGGATTTATTGACAGTGAATAAAGTGAATAAAGAGGCCAGGGCCTAGGCCTCTTGTGCCATGAGGGGGTGGGTCTCGAGGGGGTGCTAAGGTGCTATTGCTTTAGGGGCCCACCTCGGGCAGGGGCCTGCTCCCAGCTGCCACCCTTTAGCGTATGGAGCGAGTGACAGAGCGGCAGGTCAGGCAGCCTGTTGGCGGGCGGGGCAAGGAGAGGTGATggaggggttgggatggggggactTCTGTAGCGGCCCCCAGCCCAAGACCGTGCATCTCCAGGTGGATGTAGGGCCCGTCCCTCAGCCGGGGGGCAGTGCTGTCCGTGGAGAGGAGGGGCTCCATGCCCACCCACCCGGCCCTGCTGGTCGGTACCCGTCACTCAGTGCGCTGAAGGAAGAGGcttggaggagaggaaggagaacagGGTTGCCGTCTGTTCAAGCTGTGTCCCCGCTTTCCCTGTAGGCGCAGGGCCTGGAGCACACTTCCCGCCCCCTCTCCCGGAGCCCACgcccactccccagcaccccagcactgAGGACTCTGCAGGAAAGGCCAGGCCTGCTCTCTGGGGGCTGCTGCGTTTAGTTAGCTCGGGAACAGAGAGGGGGCGATGGTTGGACTTGGGGCCCAGGCAGACTCACCTCATACGTTGCCTTCTCCCCGAGGGGGGGCCACCTGCGAGAGGAGGGGTCGTGTGGGTCCCCCAGAGTTGGGGGCAGTCAGAGCTGAGCCCACCACAGCCCTCTGTGGCCTTGCCCCTGGCCTCATACCTGCGGATCTGAGGCGTCCACTTGCCTCTGTTGTCTACCTGCCTCCGGACTGGCTGGCCCTGGGCTTGGGTCCCTCCCTCTGGACCTCGGGCTTGGCTCCGTAGGGGGTCCAGGGTTCCCCTCAAGCGCACCAGGGACTAGGCCGCTGTCCCTAAGTCCTCCATTCTGCACGGGGGGACTGGCAGGCATCTGGGACTGTGGCCTCTCGGGGGACAGGCTCTCCACGGCAGGTTGCCCGGCCCCCAGGCACCCCCCAGGCTCCTGCCCCCCGCTGGACCCCCAGCTCCTGTCCGTGGGGGAGCCATCACGGTGCTCGTGCAGCCCGGAGCGCTTCTCAATGTGCGTCACCCGGaacctgggggaggagggaacaggCTCAGGGCCACACCACTGGCTTCCCTTCCTCCTGCCGGGGAATCCCGTCTTGGGTAACTTGGGAAAAGAGAAGCAGGCCCCCCCACCTCAGTTGCTCTGTCCCTGGGGCGCTGTCCCTACCTGCCCACAGAGAACACGGTGGTCTCCCCTGGCCTCGGCCGGCTCTTCCCCTCCTTGGAGCGGCCCTGACGGACCAGCGGTGGCCTCTTGTTGCGGCTACAGTGGATGCAGGGGGCCGCTGAGCCCAGATGCAcggtgtggtggtgggagggggcgccGTCCTGCAGGCTGGAGGTGGCATCCACGCTGGACacggaggaggaagagggtggtGCTGACATCCCCATTTCTGCTCCTGTTCTTCACAGATACCCCTACACCCTCCATcgcccaggccccaccccccttttttcttaaataaactgATATTAAGACGTGGGTGGCCAGTGTTCTCTCTCCTAGGGCTGTTCACTTAATGGAGGGTGACGTTTAACTCAGAGGAGTGGCACAGTGTTGTCAAGCCAGATGATACTCAGGTGGAAGAAAGCGTTTGAAGGGTCAACTCAGGATCCCTCTGTAACATTTCCCTGTGGCTTCTAGCCttgaccccaccccagcccgagCATGCAAGACGGGGAGAGGTTTGTGCTGGAGGAGAGGGTACTCTCCGAGGCAAGCTAAGTCATGCTGGCCCTGCTTCCAGCTCACCTGGACAGCTGCACTGTCCCTTCTCCTTCACTGTCCCCCAGCATCTCCTTCAAGGCCTCAGCATTggctgaggggagaaggaagagagggagtcAGTGGAGGCAGTGGTCAGGGCGGGAACTCGAGGGCAAAGGGACCAGAGGCCAGTCAATACCCACCTTCATTTTGGATGATGCAGCGAACAATCCTCTCTACTGTATCCTCATTCATGTCATCGTCCTCAGCTGG
Protein-coding regions in this window:
- the FCHSD1 gene encoding F-BAR and double SH3 domains protein 1, with product MQPPPRKVKPVQEVKLRFLEQLSILQTRQQKEADLLEDIRSYSKQRAAIEREYGQALQKLAGPFLKREVHRSGEVDTRTVFGAWRCLLDATLAGGLARLQVSDRYRDLAGRSAREQVLRKGVDTLQRAQTEVLQSVRELSRSRKLYGQRERLWAVAQEKAADVHTRLMRSDHGLFHTRSSLQKLSTKLSAQSTQYSRQLREARNEYLLNVEATSAHLDHYYQEELPALLKDLFRELLDRLKDPLTLLSHIELEAAEGALEHARSGGQAISQISWEQELLRFLQEPGAFSRPLPQQFQPAGTDQVCDLELEKSEDGVVVGDSALEKEIQRLTNRAARDYKIRNHGCRVLQRLEQRQQQASEREALGIEQRLQEVKESIRRVRVSQVKGAARLALLQSAGLDVQRWLKPAMTQAQEEVEQERRLSEARLSQRDVSPTAEDAELSDFEECEETGELFEEPPPPTLVTRPLPCSAHVVFGYQAGNEDELSISEGEWLEVIEEGDADEWVKARNRHGQVGFVPERYLNFPDVSLSEVSQDCDYCAEQERPVCLARALYTYKAQSVEELSFPEGAFIRLLPRTHDGVDDGFWRGEFGGRVGVFPSLLVEELLGPTAPPEHSDSEEMLPSPSPPSFSPPAPTSASDGPLAPVLPGDQDLDCPEPLNTMVPRLRPVRPPPPPPAKAPDPGHLDSLT
- the RELL2 gene encoding RELT-like protein 2, yielding MSEPQPDLEPPQHGLYMLFLLVLVFFLMGLVGFMICHVLKKKGYRCRTSRGSEPDDAQLQPSEDDDMNEDTVERIVRCIIQNEANAEALKEMLGDSEGEGTVQLSSVDATSSLQDGAPSHHHTVHLGSAAPCIHCSRNKRPPLVRQGRSKEGKSRPRPGETTVFSVGRFRVTHIEKRSGLHEHRDGSPTDRSWGSSGGQEPGGCLGAGQPAVESLSPERPQSQMPASPPVQNGGLRDSGLVPGALEGNPGPPTEPSPRSRGRDPSPGPASPEAGRQQRQVDASDPQVAPPRGEGNV